The following proteins are co-located in the Nitrospirota bacterium genome:
- a CDS encoding radical SAM protein → MGKSLPVFDFSALAGKLGSLEGQVTRFVSPPTDGRTVDDFKPFLVALNLTKRCNLKCAHCYLDATTKAGGGADELTTDECYRLIDQIAEVNRGCLLVITGGEPLTRPDILDIARHAVRTGFMVVFGTNGMLINDRLAKELVEIGVMGVGISIDSLDSRKHDAFRGVPGSWEAAVAGIEACKRNGLQFQIHFSAQPMNYRELPAVVEWAHGLGAKVLNVFFMVCTGRGEELTDITPAQYEEVLGYLVECQDRYKDMLVRARCAPHFKRLAYEKDPNSPITKAQGYMGGGCLAGTNYARVTPNGELTPCPYMPLSAGNIREKSFVDLWEKSDIFDSFRYPHLKGKCGDCEYSEICGGCRARPYVDHGDWLDEDQWCLYTPKGGDKVRVAFNTPEDCPAAWDEAAQTRLNRIPYFLRAMVKKGVERHAREQGIPVITVELMEELRKKRFGNDAPVFKF, encoded by the coding sequence ATGGGTAAGTCCCTGCCGGTCTTTGATTTTTCGGCTCTCGCCGGCAAGCTCGGCTCCCTTGAGGGGCAGGTCACGCGTTTCGTTTCGCCGCCAACCGACGGCCGGACCGTCGACGACTTCAAGCCCTTCCTCGTCGCCCTCAACCTGACCAAGCGCTGCAACCTGAAGTGCGCCCATTGCTACCTGGACGCCACCACCAAGGCCGGCGGCGGAGCGGACGAGCTGACCACCGACGAGTGCTACCGGCTCATCGACCAGATCGCCGAGGTCAACCGCGGCTGCCTGCTCGTCATCACGGGCGGCGAGCCGCTCACCCGTCCTGACATCCTGGACATCGCCCGACACGCGGTGCGGACGGGCTTCATGGTCGTCTTCGGCACCAACGGGATGCTGATCAACGATCGGCTGGCCAAGGAGCTGGTCGAAATCGGCGTGATGGGCGTGGGGATCAGCATCGATTCGCTCGACTCCCGCAAACACGACGCGTTCCGCGGGGTCCCCGGGTCCTGGGAGGCCGCCGTCGCGGGAATCGAAGCCTGCAAGCGTAACGGGCTCCAGTTCCAGATCCACTTCAGCGCCCAGCCGATGAACTACCGGGAGCTGCCCGCCGTGGTCGAATGGGCTCACGGTCTGGGCGCCAAGGTGCTGAACGTCTTCTTCATGGTCTGCACCGGCCGGGGCGAGGAGCTGACCGACATCACGCCGGCCCAGTACGAGGAAGTCCTGGGCTACCTGGTCGAGTGCCAGGACCGGTACAAGGACATGCTCGTCCGGGCCAGATGTGCGCCGCACTTCAAGCGCTTGGCCTACGAGAAGGATCCCAACTCTCCGATCACCAAGGCGCAAGGGTACATGGGCGGGGGCTGCCTGGCCGGCACCAACTACGCCCGGGTCACGCCGAACGGCGAGCTCACGCCCTGTCCCTACATGCCGCTGTCGGCGGGAAACATCCGCGAGAAGAGCTTCGTGGATCTGTGGGAAAAGTCCGACATCTTCGACTCCTTCCGCTATCCCCACCTCAAGGGAAAGTGCGGGGACTGTGAATACAGCGAGATCTGCGGGGGGTGCCGCGCCCGGCCCTACGTGGACCACGGGGATTGGCTGGACGAAGACCAGTGGTGCCTCTACACGCCGAAGGGCGGCGACAAGGTGCGGGTCGCCTTCAATACGCCGGAGGACTGTCCGGCGGCTTGGGACGAGGCGGCGCAGACCCGGCTCAACCGGATCCCCTACTTCCTCCGTGCGATGGTCAAGAAGGGGGTCGAGCGGCACGCGCGCGAACAGGGCATTCCGGTGATCACCGTGGAGCTGATGGAAGAGCTCCGGAAGAAGCGCTTCGGCAACGACGCCCCCGTCTTCAAGTTCTGA